A window from Pangasianodon hypophthalmus isolate fPanHyp1 chromosome 16, fPanHyp1.pri, whole genome shotgun sequence encodes these proteins:
- the tmem82 gene encoding transmembrane protein 82 → MLSFISWFVPSLPTWLIPDTNPLDCILQGVVGACGISVLTNLLRVHLFVEAQSTADSKDDIKNKRIHIGGLTDRIQFWILTVTLAFVGSRVASLVVLEFSLRAISSRFTASSDPLSDTLLQLLVQCQFSLGCALNCSLYFLHEGAPQAWLSFLLAAALSWFLARQCSRLWHHVKTMYPMHSTQRYCGVCIGLLTSGTSILPFLCSALILTFCVAGFAAISSINQHFLSTTEALRFWTPLTICYTLLIVYMHEEQHRQSSGQALLNTVMVRLGGLLLLMLTVGRWADVLHILLCFIGEAACLLPAQDLLNTTSKDVADVPRRFVMKNEDQRRPRKSDKYD, encoded by the exons ATGTTGTCCTTCATTTCCTGGTTTGTACCAAGTTTACCCACTTGGCTAATACCTGATACAAATCCTCTAGACTGTATTTTACAAG GAGTTGTAGGCGCATGTGGGATCTCAGTGCTTACCAACCTTTTAAGGGTCCATTTATTCGTTGAAGCACAGAG TACAGCAGACAGCAAAGATGACATAAAAAACAAGCGCATTCATATTGGTGGTCTAACAGACAGAATCCAGTTCTGGATCCTGACAGTGACTCTCGCCTTTGTGGGTTCTAGAGTTGCATCACTAGTGGTTCTCGAGTTCTCTCTTCGAGCAATTTCATCACGCTTCACAGCCTCATCA GATCCACTGAGTGACACTTTGTTACAGCTGCTGGTCCAGTGCCAGTTCTCTTTGGGCTGTGCATTAAACTGCAGTCTTTATTTTCTCCATGAGGGGGCACCACAAGCTTGGCTAAGTTTCCTCCTCGCTGCAGCACTGAGTTGGTTTTTGGCCAGACAGTGTTCCAGATTATGGCACCACGTAAAGACAATGTACCCAATGCATAGCACCCAGCGGTACTGTGGGGTCTGTATTGGCCTCCTGACTTCTGGCACATCTATACTGCCTTTTCTTTGCAGTGCCTTGATTCTAACATTTTGTGTGGCTGGATTTGCTGCTATATCAAGCATCAACCAGCACTTTCTGTCAACTACTGAGGCCTTGAGGTTCTGGACACCACTCACAATCTGCTACACTCTTCTCATCGTCTATATGCATG AGGAGCAGCATCGGCAGTCTAGCGGACAGGCTCTTCTGAACACAGTGATGGTGCGCCTGGGCGGCCTACTATTATTAATGCTTACTGTAGGAAGGTGGGCAGATGTGCTCCACATCCTATTGTGCTTCATTGGGGAAGCTGCCTGTCTGCTACCAGCTCAGGACCTACTGAACACCACCTCCAAG GATGTTGCAGATGTTCCCAGACgttttgtgatgaaaaatgaaGACCAGAGAAGACCAAGGAAATCAGACAAATATGACTGA